In Choristoneura fumiferana chromosome 4, NRCan_CFum_1, whole genome shotgun sequence, the sequence NNNNNNNNNNNNNNNNNNNNNNNNNNNNNNNNNNNNNNNNNNNNNNNNNNNNNNNNNNNNNNNNNNNNNNNNNNNNNNNNNNNNNNNNNNNNNNNNNNNNNNNNNNNNNNNNNNNNNNNNNNNNNNNNNNNNNNNNNNNNNNNNNNNNNNNNNNNNNNNNNNNNNNNNNNNNNNNNNNNNNNNNNNNNNNNNNNNNNNNNNNNNNNNNNNNNNNNNNNNNNNNNNNNNNNNNNNNNNNNNNNNNNNNNNNNNNNNTAAAAtctagcgtcccccccccctctaaaatctaaaccggtgggtggaaaaatttgaaaaaaaaaccggccaagagcgtgtcggacacgcccaaaatagggttccgtagccattacgaaaaaattaagtaatatttttctaaggatttcgtattttatacggaatcttccaagtttaggtatgttttatacctactttaggctgctactttactcataaactactaaaattCTCAAGccacttagccgttatagttttcctcgaAAGTTTtgaatatacttactacaatagaaaaatattacttaacataatttttgtaaatggctacggaacctatttcgggcgtgtccgacacgctcttggcgtTTTTCAGGTTCCGTAGTCACTAGAAACCTTATAATAGTCGCTATGAATGTCGCGATAGCTCAGAgacgttagtactagaaagctgtaatttgattTGGCATTGCAGTAGAACCCGATTAATACAAGCCGCATTATCCGAGGTCGCGATTATCAGAGTTGCGTGGGTAGTTCGGTTTCACACTTCCATATTATCTCTGCGCGGCGAGGAGTCTGCCGATCGAGGGACAGCTGATTGAGGTGGGGCTGGGGCGTGACGTGCGCTCGCTCACTCAATTGTCTTTCGGTCGCTGATTAcgtaataaaaatcaatttgttaaaaatatcattttatttCGGAAGTAGTTTAATTAAAGTTCGTAATATCAGAGTTTTTGATTATCCTAGTGGCTTGGAGCTTTGATATATCGAGGTCTGTAATTTAATCAAGACCGTTATAATAAAATCATCCCAGCTATTATACGTCATGCTGGCACACgagggctcctctcagaacagagGTTGGGTGTTTTTGTgggataaaatataaaaacatttttagggtacATTCCACGTGCATCCTAGGTAATAGTggggatttttttttcctactaacctgtagtgtggggtatcgttgtccTGTTCTAGGTCCTGTTAAAGCGGGGGGGtgggttgccaagacgatttttcgattagggatctgtttgcgaaatattcaacgttaaagcgcaaattttcattaaaatcgcgcgaaaaaattcaggatggtggtaagtatatacttagattgcttgagaatgattagtagtttaagagtaaatagcagcctatggtataaaatacacctaaatttggaagattccgtacacaatacgaaatcctcagaaaatattactttattttttcgtaatgtctacggaaccctatcttaggcgtgtccgacacgctcttggccggtttttctgtCTGGGTTGCTCAATAAAATTTTTTCACGCCTCGCTACTGCAAAATGGCTACCTAACCTCATAATATCGTACATTCCCTGTCGAAACCCCATTAGGCGTAGATTTTTCCAAAGATTGCGGATTTAGCCAGCGGTAGCAGTTCAAATTAGCATGGGTAATGAACGGTTCGCGGCGGCAGTGTCACGATCGTCTGCTAACGATATCTAATTAAACAGAATACATGTCATAATTGCACGCGGCTCACACCGCAATTCACGAGGCAAATTAGACGCATTTGCTCGTATAGTCTGAGCATCTAATGAATTTAACAAGTCTATTTggattacctacctacttttgtaATCAGAATTGTCGTGGTAGCCTGGAgctttgatctatggcctctcaaacagagggtcatCGGTTCGAGCCCGGGCTTTTCAGAatttgtgcgaaattacatttgatatttataaaTGACTAATACTAGATCGGTGAAtaaattcaacggtgtgtgtacCTATAAACTACCCAATCCGCGCTAGGCCCTAGTattaactacggcccaagcgctTTCATCTCATTCTATGAGCCGTATATAGCCCGAGATGACTTTGATTAACTTTGTACGAATACCTATCTATCGTTAATGAGTCGTCAGAAGTAatgtaaagcccagtttagacctgcaagcaAAAATGACCAAGTTGCATTACCTACACTGCATGAACCTCATTCCCTTTACGGCCTCCTCGCAATGTAATCCAAGTTTGCACAGcacttatttatatttccaaaaaGTTTGCACGCAATGGCCACAATTTGGTATTATGTGCAAGTGCAGTAGCATACTGTATACTGTGCGACAATaatacattgttgtagaggctgaaaAGTAAGAAATAGATGAACGAATTAGTTAAAGGCCGACCCGAAGAGGAGGctttcgataatacgagttcatctattgcacttttggcagAGACTAAACAAACATTGTGCTTTTTACTATCACTgcgaagaaataaaaaatatttatcacaaaataaacaacGATCCAATAACTGCGTTGCTCCCGCGGCGGTACCATCCGACGCCCGTGAGCTGTCGaacgataatgtttgtatgtgtgctatacgtgacgtgtatctaaattgtcatTGTGCGCAGAGCCCCATGGAAAAtggccgtatcggaacgattttgtcggataTACGTGAAAACAGCACTCGGCTATAGGGTGTCGaccatcgtcgtccgatacctaTATCGGACCCGATAATCTGAAATAGTCATTTATGCAACTGTACCTaccgtaataggggtccttaaaacaggAGTATGGCAACAAGGCGTCGCCGAGTTTCATAacagggtcacatgagtgttttaataCCAAGCAACCCGCgtatttgtataataaattaaaattctcGACACGAAAGGTGACAAGAATCCTAACGAGACTTAACACGAGatcaatcgagcaccgcagtgtcatgccactggaataatgtaaacagggcctaaatagtttttttttacccaggaaactacccaattgATAAAGGTATCGAGTGCACGAAATGAAAAAtgttgttacaaaaaaaatattttgacatttgctGTGTCCAgcacaattaaatatttacaaagatttcttatgtaataaattgaaaccttatttttataatttaccataattaggtacattgttataaaaattatttattcatacaaTTATCGTGTATGTGTTTCACACATATAAATAGACTTTTTCAATCAACACTTTGTATATTATAATACACAATGTCActactttttaaataatagtataagtatagTATAAATTAACATGTTTATTTCTATATGCACTTTCACTTGACCAGTTTAATGCTATCAGTCAATAATATCATTAACACGTGATGTTTCGCTGAATTAAACAAGTCACAATATAGATGCTTAGCCTTTATccacaggattttttttattacggcCCATGCAGTCTACTAAGTACTGTTTCTATAtctaaattctttatttcttttgaaTTTAAGATGTATTGTGTTTCAGGTTTAACTTTTTTGACAATTTTGTGATCGTTTACAGATTCTTCCGATGCAGAACTACAATGGGACCTTTTCCGTTTTCTTTTCTCGGttttctcttttatttcaaCTTTGTCAACCATTTCTCCTTCTGAAACAATTTCGGTTACTGCGCACTCTTGATTTGAGTCTTGATTTGCTTTTTCAGTACTAGTTTTTAACGGTGTATCAATGCTTGTAAGAGTAGAGTTAAAAATGTCTAAGCATTGAGCTCTAATGGAATCTTTGAATGGCGAGTACAACCTATCAATGTTCGAGATCGAACTAACAGCGATTTCTGTTTCTCTGTTTGTTTCGGACAGCTCCAAATCTTCATTGTTTTGATCAGAAAAATAATTGAACGCAGTAGCTCTTAACCTAACAACGACGCCATCATCAATAAAAACTTCCATTGAAAACTTATCTTTTAACTTTGGTAAGTCATTCTTAGGCGGGCTCTTAGTGTCGTCATGTTGAACAATAACATAATTGGCACTTTCTTCGTTACACTCATGCACACTTAATTCAACATACTCAGAATCGTTTTCTTCGTGAATAACAAGATTGCTTACTAACGTACTGGAATCTGATTCAACAGATCGCTCTAATACTTTTCTTATTTTGGACTCTTCCGTGTgtgattccaaaaatattactttttcagTTTCATTTTCACTAGCAGGCGTCTGTAACAAATCCCGCTCGATTATTTTTGCCGTTTCTACGTCAAAGCCTCGCTTAATTAAATCATTTTGTAAACTACCATCATTTTCGTTATTACTGGGTACTGCTGGTATTGTTTTATTGATGTATTCTTTAATTTGCGATATCTCGTCCACTTCACTTGCCGATACTTTCGTGTCTTGAGAGCCATCATCTGACCAACGAAGACGTAATTGTTCTGTATCAGAATCGTGAATACAGCTGacgtttgaattttgaatttccatTTGCGTAGTTTGTGGAGCTTCAACTTCGGAAGACTCGTGACCCGAACTTTCAGAATTTAATGTTTTAGTGCTATGCAGTTTTCGTGGGGTAGATGACTTTCTTCGTGATTTAGTAGGCGCGGGAACACCCAGAGATGTAACAGCTGATGTGCCTTTGTCTTTACTAGTTGACCTATTTCTTGATTTTCTCTTTATCGAGTTTTGTGTTGTGTCAGGTAGTTTTCTGCTTGTTTTTCTTACAGCATCTTTAGTGGGCGTAGGACGCCTGGGTTTAATTTTCATGAATGGTTTTTGACTAGCCTTTTTAagtggtgatattttttttattgatctaGGACTTTTATTTCCTACTTTTATTGGTCCTTTGTTTTTGTCACTTCTTAATGTAGCCGTCATCTCTTTAATAGCATTGTCAAATGAACTATTAGCACTAATGGTATCACTACATGAAGAAGCATCATCTTTTTTATCTGTGTCGTTCATTTTGTTACTAGCTGGACTATTATAATATGAAACATTTTTGGTGCATTGCCTAATTGGTCGAGAAGATCtgctttttttaggtttttcttTAGGTTGACTTTCTTTTAACTGACTTATTTCAATAGAACTGGACTTCGTAATGCCTTTTGAAAGAGTTGAGGTAACAGGACAACCTATATCATCCATAATAGGCATATAATCCTGATCATCAGGTTTATAGTAAGAGCCGCCACTTGAATAGTCCGTTGGTCTGGATGAATAGGACGAAGGTgtgatttgtgcaggttttggAGTATATGGCATGTTTGAATTACTTAAAAACCTTGGAGTAGGTATATCCATTATTTTTATATCGGACATTGGATCATCTGGTAAATCATGTCCAAGAACCTAGGAGTTTCGATTTGGATATCATAAAGTGCTTGTTTGTAAGGAGTTTCTAGAAGAtcagatatatttaatttaacaccAATTTCATGATGCAAAGACAGCCTTTCTACTTCAGGCGTATCTATACGATCCTCATCAGATGATTTGTTTTGCATTTTATTCGGTTCCTTAGTATTTGTTAATGGATTTTCTTTATTACTATTTCCGTCTGGAGGTAATACATTCGGGCATGGCATATCAGCAACAATATTTGACTTATCagcttgtttttcttttttcttggAACTTCTGGCGTTTGgagttacattatttttagcgctagtctttttttttgttttgcctACAGTCATCGCGTCGTTTGACTTTTTTTCTGGACCCTTTTGTTCTGCagctttttttgtgttttttggctTTAATTTCGGCTTTGGTGCGGGTGTGCGTTTGTCGACAGATGCACTTGCTATGGCCAGAGCACGTAGGTCAGCATCCCAATCTTTCTCTTTAAGTATGACAGCTTTCTTCTGCACTCTATTGTTGCCTTCGTTCAAACGCGCAATACTTTTATCTGTAACTGTATCCACGAttattgtttctgaatttttagTATTGTCTACAATTGAGTCTGGCGGAAGTGACACGTTAGGGCTTTTACTTATGAAAACTTCATTAGATTTTTCACCAGCTTCTTCCTGATGGTCCTCGGTAATTGTTTCATCAAGAATTCTTCTGGGAGTAGTGAAATCTAAAACCCTAACGTGAGACGTACGCCGTGGCGTGGACGAGGATCTTCTTATAGGAGGAAGCATTTGCGGCGTATTCGTTGAACTCGGAACGATACTGTCTTTGGGCACTGATGCATTTTTGATAGCTTCCACAGTTTTAACTAACCCTAATTTGTTTACAGCAGTTTGATCACCGCGAGCGGTCACATTCTGAATATTTGGTAAAGTATTATTAGCAGTAGAAGAACAATTTGAAACATCGACAGTAAGTGGTGGAAGCGAAGGAGCTAGTGTACTTGTTGATGTTGTTGTGCTGGAACTTTGTGAGTCGATGGCTTGTGGCTGAGTATTGACAGGGGAACAGATTTCAATGGAcctgaaaatatattttccattttaaacaCATTACCTTACATATTAACAAACTTTGGagcacaaaattttaaaatcaatctTATAATAGATTCAAAAAGTATTACCTGAAGCTGGTACTAAAATGATAGTTGGCATTGCCATAATCTCATCTCTGGTGAACGTAAAATTTTGTTCACGCGGTTTGGGATTATATACAGGAGTTCCATTTATGAAAATAGTCTGGGTTTGTAACAATGGTGTTGATGTAGCCATTTTTGGCGTTGGAGTCAGATTAATTAATCTATTGTCACTTTTAACTTTGACATCTGAGATTATAGTAATCTTCTGCTCTTCTGGCTTTAAAGTTGGTGGTGCATCAACATTTTCAACATCAATTATTTTACTACTTATTTCTGTTAGGTCATGTTTAACATCCCAACTCTAAACAAGCATTTCTTTGTTTGCCCTGTTAAtacatttcttttattaaattgtGTACTATCATTTTCTTGCTGTGGTCCCCTAAaacagaaacatattttaccTTGTGATAAGTGGACttattaatcaaaaatatcaataattgATGTTCAAACACAAAATCAATTATGTttgttctttttcttttttattgctTACTTACTGGACATGCATATTTTCAGAAGTACTAGAATCTGGCACATTTATGTTAGATTTTGCAATAcctgtaataaaaacaacaaaattatgttttatgtccTAGTCCTAATGAAAGTTTACGAGAATTAACAATGATAAAAAATCAGAAATTACCTCCATTCCCAGAGAAATCCTGAAATGTGTCTGCAACGGACATTCTGTttgtattatttctttcttcacaaattatatcattattatttctcATACCTGTCACAatacttttattataaacttGCTTGAGTACTGTGTTGAACTCTGCAATATTTCGTGAGCACTCCATAGACGTTGTATTCACTAGAGCCTGAATGTGTAATATTTTGATAGATTAATTGAACATTCACTggatataactaaaaaaaattaacatgtaATACACATATTGTTACTTACGCTTGATTTTTGGGTAGCCGATGAAGACATACTGTTATAAGGGTGTGATTGGACAAGGTGATTACCAATAATACTGCTTTTTTCAATGCTTGCTTTACTTATATTTGGGCAACCTGTTAGGACCTCATGA encodes:
- the LOC141427136 gene encoding LOW QUALITY PROTEIN: uncharacterized protein (The sequence of the model RefSeq protein was modified relative to this genomic sequence to represent the inferred CDS: inserted 1 base in 1 codon; deleted 4 bases in 2 codons) translates to MAIPPFPAQDLAKLVLGYLVEEQLMTAYDEFLHTSPFLDAQKNEYDRIFMHSLRKILAEYRAINKKLRACKNASVQVFEEVQSSRETSPDPYSDDGDSQYVSTSKIGCDDCNSLRLGTCVCNHTKRNVSSSKSCNNTESIDAVESLAQATSLSDLPGNKESSDDKHVGVLEPQLSHSTPISGPIHEVLTGCPNISKASIEKSSIIGNHLVQSHPYNSMSSSATQKSSALVNTTSMECSRNIAEFNTVLKQVYNKSIVTGMRNNNDIICEERNNTNRMSVADTFQDFSGNGGIAKSNINVPDSSTSENMHVQGPQQENDSTQFNKRNVLTGQTKKCLFRVDVKHDLTEISSKIIDVENVDAPPTLKPEEQKITIISDVKVKSDNRLINLTPTPKMATSTPLLQTQTIFINGTPVYNPKPREQNFTFTRDEIMAMPTIILVPASGPLKSVPVNTQPQAIDSQSSSTTTSTSTLAPSLPPLTVDVSNCSSTANNTLPNIQNVTARGDQTAVNKLGLVKTVEAIKNASVPKDSIVPSSTNTPQMLPPIRRSSSTPRRTSHVRVLDFTTPRRILDETITEDHQEEAGEKSNEVFISKSPNVSLPPDSIVDNTKNSETIIVDTVTDKSIARLNEGNNRVQKKAVILKEKDWDADLRALAIASASVDKRTPAPKPKLKPKNTKKAAEQKGPEKKSNDAMTVGKTKKKTSAKNNVTPNARSSKKKEKQADKSNIVADMPCPNVLPPDGNSNKENPLTNTKEPNKMQNKSSDEDRIDTPEVERLSLHHEIGVKLNISDLLETPYKQALYDIQIETPRFXGHDLPDDPMSDIKIMDIPTPRFLSNSNMPYTPKPAQITPSSYSSRPTDYSSGGSYYKPDDQDYMPIMDDIGCPVTSTLSKGITKSSSIEISQLKESQPKEKPKKSRSSRPIRQCTKNVSYYNSPASNKMNDTDKKDDASSCSDTISANSSFDNAIKEMTATLRSDKNKGPIKVGNKSPRSIKKISPLKKASQKPFMKIKPRRPTPTKDAVRKTSRKLPDTTQNSIKRKSRNRSTSKDKGTSAVTSLGVPAPTKSRRKSSTPRKLHSTKTLNSESSGHESSEVEAPQTTQMEIQNSNVSCIHDSDTEQLRLRWSDDGSQDTKVSASEVDEISQIKEYINKTIPAVPSNNENDGSLQNDLIKRGFDVETAKIIERDLLQTPASENETEKVIFLESHTEESKIRKVLERSVESDSSTLVSNLVIHEENDSEYVELSVHECNEESANYVIVQHDDTKSPPKNDLPKLKDKFSMEVFIDDGVVVRLRATAFNYFSDQNNEDLELSETNRETEIAVSSISNIDRLYSPFKDSIRAQCLDIFNSTLTSIDTPLKTSTEKANQDSNQECAVTEIVSEGEMVDKVEIKEKTEKRKRKRSHCSSASEESVNDHKIVKKVKPETQYILNSKEIKNLDIETVLSRLHGP